Part of the Citrobacter sp. Marseille-Q6884 genome, AAAGTATCTGCACAGTCCGCGCGGCATTTTCGAATTGAAGTATTTCTTTTCCAGCCACGTTAACACTGAGGGTGGAGGCGAAGCCTCTTCCACAGCGATACGCGCGCTGGTGAAGAAATTAATTGCTGCGGAGAACCCTGCGAAACCGCTGAGTGACAGCAAGTTAACCTCTATGCTGTCAGAACAAGGTATCATGGTGGCGCGCCGCACCGTTGCGAAGTACCGAGAGTCTTTATCCATTCCGCCGTCTAACCAGCGCAAACAGCTGGTCTGACCCAACCGATAAGGAAGACACTATGCAGCTCAACATCACTGGAAATAACGTCGAAATCACTGAAGCCCTGCGCGACTTTGTCACCACAAAGTTCGCCAAGCTTGAACAATATTTCGACAGGATTAATCAGGTCTATATTGTGTTGAAAGTGGAGAAAGTCACACACATCTCGGATGCAACACTGCATGTGAACGGTGGCGAAATTCATGCCAGCGCGGAAGGTCAGGATATGTATGCCGCCATTGACGGTTTAATTGATAAACTGGCTCGGCAGTTAACAAAACATAAAGATAAACTGAAACAGCACTAACTTGTCCGGGCAGTTAGCGGGTGCAGGACGGCCTGTTGTGAAACACAACAGGCCATTTGTACAGTTAGCGCTTAGGTGAAATTATGATAAATAACGATACGACTCTACAACTGAGCAATGTACTTAACCAGGAATGTACGCGCGCTGGCGTTCACTGCCAAAGCAAGAAACGCGCACTGGAAATCATCAGTGAGCTGGCAGCCAAACAGCTCAGTCTGCCCCCTCAGGTGGTATTTGAAGCCATCCTGACGCGTGAGAAAATGGGCAGTACCGGCATCGGTAATGGTATTGCGATTCCGCACGGAAAGCTGGAAGAAGACACGTTGCGCGCAGTCGGCGTTTTTGTGCAACTCGAAACGCCTATCGCGTTCGACGCCATAGATAATCAACCTGTCGACCTGCTTTTCGCCCTGCTGGTCCCTGCGGACCAAACCAAGACGCATTTGCATACGCTATCACTGGTAGCAAAACGTCTGGCAGACAAGACTATCTGCCGCCGTCTGCGTGCCGCGCAGAGTGACGAAGAGCTGTATCAAATCATCACGGACACCGAAGGTGGACAGGATGAAGCATAACAACCCAATGACATCCTTTTTTGTCGTTGTGAGGAGAAACAGTACATGGTACTGATGATCGTCAGCGGTCGTTCAGGGTCAGGAAAATCTGTCGCCCTGCGTGCGCTGGAAGATATGGGTTTTTACTGCGTGGATAACCTCCCCGTCGTGTTGTTGCCCGATCTGGCTCGTACACTGGCCGATCGCCAAATTTCTGCGGCCGTCAGCATTGATGTGCGCAACATGCCTGAGTCCCCGGAGATTTTCGAGCAGGCCATGAATAACCTGCCGGAAGGTTTCTCGCCGCAACTGCTGTTCCTTGACGCTGACCGTAATACGCTGATTCGCCGCTACAGCGATACGCGTCGTCTACACCCGCTCTCCAGCAAAAATTTGTCTCTGGAAAGCGCGATTGATAAGGAAAGTGATTTACTGGAGCCGCTGCGCTCCCGCGCTGACCTGATCGTTGATACGTCCGAAATGTCCGTCCACGAACTGGCGGAAATGTTACGTACCCGCCTGCTGGGCAAGCGTGAACGTGAACTCACGATGGTCTTCGAGTCCTTCGGCTTCAAACACGGCATCCCCATTGACGCGGATTACGTCTTTGACGTGCGCTTCCTGCCGAACCCGCACTGGGACCCGAAACTGCGTCCAATGACCGGTCTTGACAGACCTGTCGCCGCCTTTCTCGACAGGCACACAGAAGTACACAATTTTATCTACCAGACTCGCAGCTATCTTGAGCTATGGTTACCCATGCTGGAGACCAACAACCGAAGCTATCTCACCGTAGCCATCGGCTGTACCGGCGGGAAACACCGTTCGGTGTATATTGCAGAGCAACTGGCAGACTACTTCCGCTCTCGCGGTAAAAACGTACAGTCACGCCATCGTACGCTGGAAAAACGTAAATCATGACCGTGAAGCAAACTGTTGAAATCACGAATAAGCTGGGCATGCATGCCCGGCCGGCAATGAAACTGTTTGAATTGATGCAGGGTTTTGAAGCAGAAGTCCTGCTGCGTAATGATGAAGGTACAGAAGCCGAAGCAAATAGCGTTATCGCTCTGCTGATGCTGGATTCTGCCAAAGGACGTCAGATCGAGATTGAAGCCACAGGACCTCAGGAAGTTGAAGCCCTGGCGGCAGTGATTGCGTTGTTTAATTCAGGGTTTGACGAAGATTAATCCTGTTGGCCGGATAAGGCGTTTACGCCGCATCCGGCGACCGACCCACTAATACAGTTTATTTTCCCGCATAAACGACTCACCACCCAACTGGCGCATTTGACGCATAATCCACGCCTGGCGGTTACGCACATAACCTGACGGTGCATTCGCCTTAAATCGTATTGGATTCGGCAGCACCGCTGCCAGCAATGCCGCTTCAGACAGGCTCAGCCGACTGGCTGGCTTATGAAAATAGCGTTGCGCCGCCGCTTCCACACCGAATACGCCATCACCAAACTCAGCAATATTCAGGTACACGGTCAGAATACGTTTCTTACTCCAGACCGTTTCCATACCGAGCGTTAACCCGGCTTCCAGCCCTTTACGTATCCAGCTGCGTCCATCCCACAGAAAGAGGTTTTTTGCCGTTTGCTGCGATAACGTGGACGCGCCACGAATACGGTTTTCATTACGTTCGTTGTGCGCCAGCGCTTTTTCTATCGCGGAAACATCAAATCCCCAGTGTTGCGGAAATTTTTGATCTTCTGCCGCAATCACCGCCAGCCCCATCCACGGAGAAATCTCATCCATGCTCACCCAATCCGAGTGCGCCACGTAACGGAAATCACCGGACAGCCATGCGCCGATTTGCCGTTCAACCATCACCGCCGAAAAAGGCACTGGCAACACGCTGAACAGGGCGATGCCCCCGCCCCAAAATACCGCGAGGACAATGACGATACGGAGAAAAATACGCCGCAGAAACGCGGTAACGCCTTTTCTCATTCAGCCAGTACCAGCACGCGCGAGACCAGCTTATCGATACCGCTTGCCGCCTCAGCAATATCCTGTGCCAGCATGTAAGCTGGGGTGGTGACGATTTTGTTATCTTCATCAACCACAATGTCATCGACCGGACAAGGCACATGTTCAGCCCCCATCTCTTCGAGTACTTCCGCGGTATCAATATCAGTGCCAATCGTCACCCGCAGCGGGAAGTTAAATATTTTGGGTAACATGGCTGGCGCGATACACATAAAGCCCAACGGTTTCCCTGCCTGATGCATCGCCACGGCCAGTGCGGCTAAATCGCTATCGACCCGGCAGTCGCTCCCCTGGCTGGCGAAATTGCTCAGGTTCTTCGCCGCGCCAAATCCTCCGGGCACAATCAGTGCGTCCAGTTCCGAAGAAACAGCCTGGGCAAGTGGGCGAATCTCCCCTCGCGTAATACGGGCGGCTTCAATCAGGACGTTACGCGTTTCCGGCATCGGCTCGCCCGTCAGATGATTGATGACATCCGTCTGCTGTTTGTCCGGCGCAAAGCAGATAGCCTGAGCACCACTGCGGGCAATGGCCAGCAGTGTGAGTACGGTTTCATGGATCTCCGCGCCGTCATAGACGCCACATCCACTCAGCACTACGCCAACTTTTTTCATCGAAACACTCCTTTCGCAACTGACCGAAGCACATTAATAATTTTGATTAAAATGCTACGCTTCACACATTTAACTGATTCATGTAACAAATTATTTAAGATTTGCTATCTTAACTGCGTGCGGCCTGAAATTTAGGGCTGCGCCCTTGTAAACAATGATAATAATTTACGGCGCAGCCACGATTTCCCTGGTGTTGGCGCAGTATTCGCGCACCCCGGTCAAGCCGGGGTCATTTTTTTTCCGCGCTTGCTACCCAGGCTCTTAATACCGCCACATCGTGTTGCCACTCCTGCTTCATCTCTTCAATCCATTCAGCCACGTTATCTTCCCAGGCAGGAAGGTCCGGTGATTGAATTTGCTGACCGAGCTGTTGCAGATGACGCAGCCCGACCGATCCCGCTGCGCCTTTGATTTTGTGCCCCTCTTCCACAACGCCTTTTTTATCACGTGCGGTCAGGTTCGACTCCAGCACGCTCAAATATCCCGGCATCATCTTCTCAAACACCGCCAGCCCGTCGGTAATTAACTTCGGTCCCACCAGCTCGAGGTATTGTTCCAACATGGGAATATCTAACAGCGCTTGCGATTTACTGCTTTCTTCAGATGTCACAGTGCTCTCCTCTTCGTTTCGGGTATCCCAGTATTTTTTAATCATGGCGGTTAAGGCCGGAACCGACAGCGGCTTACTCAGCACATCGTCCATGCCAGCATCCAGATATTCTTTTTTGTCTTTCAGCACGTTGGCGGTGAGCGCCACCAGCGGTGGCAGGTCTTCGCGCGCGTATTTTTTGGTGAGCTCCCGGGAGATATCCAGCCCCGTCATATCCGGCAACTGAATATCCAGCAGCACCAGGTCATATTCACCCGGTTTGAACATCTCCAGCGCGGCTTTCCCGGTCATGGCGACATCCACACTGTTACCCAGTTTTTCCAGCACTGAACGCGCGACAATCACGTTCAGCTCAATGTCTTCGACCAACAGTACGTTCAGCGCGGGCAGAGGCATCTCATCGTCTTCAAACGCATCTTCAACCTGTTCCGCCACGGCGGGAGCATGAACGGTCAGCGTAAAGACAGATCCTTTTCCTGGCTGGCTGGAAACCGTAATATCGCCGCCCATGTTTTTCGCCAAACGCTTCGACACGGCCAGACCGATACCGGTTCCCGTCGCCGGTTTGCCCCCGTTACTGTCTTTCACCTGATAGTACATGGCGAAGATTTTATCCTGCTCATCCTGCGGAATACCGATCCCGGAATCTTCAACTTCAAAGTGCAGCATGCTCTCTTTGTCATAACGCGCCCGCACGGTGACCTGCCCCTGCTGGGTAAACTTCACGGCATTGCTGATCAGGTTCCACAGGATCTGACGCAGACGCGTCCCGTCGGTAATGACTTTATGCGGCAGCGGTAACGTCGGCTCAAGCACAAAACGCAGCCCTTTTTGCTGCGCCTGCAGGCCAGAGAGGTTTTCCAGATCGGCGATAAAGCTGGTGAAATCTATCGGCTGATTATCGAGCTGAACTTTACGCCGCTCCATCTTATCCATGTCAATAATATCGTTGAAGATATTACCCAACGTCACCGCAGAGACATGGATCGTTTTCAGGTATTTTTCCTGCTCCGCGGTCAGGTCCGTATCCAGCAATATGCGGCTTAATCCGACAATGCCATTAAGCGGCGTACGCAGTTCGTGGCTGATCGTGGAAATAAAGGTGGTCTTATCGCGGCTGGCGCGCTCAAGCGCATCCTGATAGCGCTTACGTTCCGTAATATCGCGCCCAAAGCCCATCAGACCATGTCGCTTACCCACGCGGTCATAGTAGGGCACTTTACGGATTTCAAAGCAGGCTTTGCGCCCGTCGGGGTAATCCAGCCACTGCTCATAGGTGAGTGACACATTGTGGCGGAAGACTTTCTCGTCAGTTTCGATAACCTTCTCAGCCGCCTCAGGCGAGTAAACGTCTGCCGGTTTTAAATTCACCAGTTGCTTTTCACTCTTGCCGGTCAGTAACTCCATGGCGCGGTTACAGCCGGAAAACTCTTTATCTTCATTGCGATAAAAAACCAGATCCGGCGAGGCATCCAGGAAAGAACGCAGAAAAGAGGACTGTTGCTCAAGCTGGATCTGCGCTTCTTCGCGCTCTTTGATTTCGACTTTGAGCTGCTCGAAGGTTTCCTCACGCTCGGCTTCCGCCTTCTCGCGCTCAACAATCTCTTGATTGAGCTGCGCGATATTGTCTTTCAGTTGTACGTTAAGCTTAAGATCGCGCTCGCGCATCTCCTCAAGCTTTTGCACCAGCCGTGATAAGCGTTGCCGGGATTCCTCCAGTTGCTCCACCACCACGGACAAGAAATAGACGGCCCAGGGCGTAATCAGCAGACCAAAAAAGATAGAGCGAATGACATCAATACTTTCTACCCGGCCATGCAACACCATAGTGACAGCCATCTGCACCACGATTGCCAACACGACCAGAGCCAGCGCCAACAGCAGCGAAAAGCGCACCAGACCTAACTTCATCATCAGGTCGACATAATATTGCGCCAGCATACGAATTTGCTTCATAGAGGGTTCCTTCACGACAACTTGGCACAATAATACTCAATTCTCAGCGTGACGTTTAAGATTGTGCAAGAAATGCGTAGTTTCCCTCATCGCGCTACGCGTTTGGCAGGCTCCAGGGGTTGCCCAGAGCGGATCCCTGGACGCCATGTTCATTGAGATACCTGTCCAGTTCGACCATCCCGGTCCATCGATTTTCACACCAGAGCGGCGCCAGTAACGTCGGGCGACGGGCGCTGGCAGAAATCCGATGGTAGATAACTTCCGGCGGTGTATGGCGAATCATCTCGCCTGCTGTCACTGTATAATCAGCAAGGTCAATGCCGCTCAGACGCCCTGCCTCCCAGGCTTTCGCCATAATGCTGCCCTTCACGATATGCAGCGGGTGCAGCTTAATACCGTCAACGCCAGTATCTACCACCCGCTCCAGCGTTTGCAGACACTCCGTCTGCCCTTCTCCCGGTAAGCCGACAATAAGGTGCGAGCACACTTTTAACCCGCGTTCACGGGCCAACTGAGTGGTTCGCTGGTAGCAGGCAAAATCATGTCCACGATTGATGCGGTGCAGCGTTTTATCATGTGCGGTTTGCAGCCCCAGCTCCAGCCACACCTCGTATCCCTGATCCTTATATTCGCAAAGCAGATCGAGCACCGCATCCGGCACACAGTCCGGGCGCGTTCCGACGCACAGCCCAACGATATTGGCCTGACTGACGGCCTGCTGATACATAGAACGGAGCACCTGCACTTCTGCAAAGGTACTGGTATAGGCCTGAAAATAGGCCAGATAACGCTTGGCGCGATTAACCAGATGCGCCTGATGCTCAAGCTGCTCGGCAATGGAATGATGCTGCTGCGCTTCATCGGCAAACGAGGCGACATTACAGAAAGTACAGCCGCCACGTCCGATGGTGCCATCGCGATTTGGGCAGCTAAAACCCCCGTGCAGCGTGAGTTTATGAACCTTTTGCCCATAACGGCGAGAAAGATCCCCACCAAACATATTGACTAATTTCTGTAACTGCATAATCTGATAGACCGCGCCTTGAAAAGAGGCCAAAGCCTGCCATTTTTAGCCCCTGTCGGCGATGACCTGGATCAATCGCCCAGGCGCGCCTTTATTTATTGCATAAAAATTCAAAATAACAGAAATTTCATTCAGTAAAACGGTAATTACTTTTCCTTATATCCCGCTATTTTTTTTATCTTCTGACACCCTTCGGATAAAAACAGTATCTTTAAGACGCCAATGCTCCAAAAACCAGCATAAAATGCCACACATCGTGATAAACAAAGGGAGGAGATGAGATATCAGGCCATCCTGACAGTGAGACAGATCACACTTCCCCACCGACTTCACGCGCGTTAAATCGATGTAAAAACCCCTTTATTTTCAATGTATTCATAAAGTTAATCGCGCTATAGCACATTTTTGTATAAATAAGATTGCCATTTGACCTGTGTGTGGATTCCCGATAACTTGGAAATCCGCTGGAAGCTTTCTGGATGAGCAGCCTGCTCATCATATTTATGCAGTAATTGAGATTCCCTCTGAAGCAAGTCCTCAAACTTGTTTGACCTATGCGAAATGGATAAAGAGGGCGAATGCGAGGTAAGCGTATGACACGCAAACCCCGTCGCCATGCTCTTGGTGTGCCCGTGCGCAAACGGTATCGGAGAGGTGTCCCGCAGAGCCTGGGGAGGTTCACTGATATGTTGTACGATAAATCCCTTGAGAGGGATAACTGTGGTTTCGGCCTGATCGCCCACATAGAAGGCGAACCTAGCCACAAGGTAGTGCGTACCGCCATACACGCACTGGCCCGGATGCAGCACCGTGGCGCCATTCTTGCCGATGGTAAAACCGGCGATGGTTGCGGCCTGCTGTTACAAAAACCTGACCGCTTCTTTCGCATCGTTGCGCAGGAGCGCGGCTGGCGTTTAGCCAAAAACTACGCCGTCGGCATGATCTTTTTAAATAAAGACGCTGAACTGGCCGCGGCATCCCGTCGCATTGTTGAAGAAGAACTCCAGCAGGAAACCCTGTCGATTGTGGGCTGGCGCGATGTGCCAACCAACGAAGGGGTCCTTGGTGAAATCGCCCTCTCCTCTCTGCCACGTATTGAGCAAATTTTTGTCAACGCCCCTGCGGGCTGGCGTCCACGCGATATGGAACGCCGCCTGTTCATCGCGCGTCGCCGTATCGAAAAACGCCTTCAGGCCGATAAAGACTTCTACGTCTGTAGCTTGTCGAACCTGGTCAATATTTATAAAGGTCTGTGTATGCCGGCGGATCTGCCGCGCTTCTACCTGGACCTCGCGGACCTGCGTCTGGAATCGGCCATCTGCTTGTTCCACCAGCGCTTCTCCACGAACACCGTGCCGCGCTGGCCGCTGGCACAGCCGTTCCGCTATCTGGCGCATAACGGCGAGATCAACACCATTACCGGTAACCGCCAGTGGGCGCGTGCCCGTACCTATAAGTTTCAGACGCCACTGATCCCGGATCTGCACGATGCCGCCCCGTTCGTCAACGAAACCGGCTCCGACTCCAGTTCGATGGACAACATGCTGGAGCTGCTACTGGCGGGCGGGATGGATATCATCCGCGCCATGCGCTTGCTGGTACCGCCAGCCTGGCAGAACAACCCGGACATGGACCCTGAGCTGCGCGCCTTCTTTGACTTTAACTCCATGCACATGGAGCCGTGGGATGGTCCCGCGGGGATCGTCATGTCTGACGGTCGCTTTGCTGCCTGTAACCTCGACCGTAACGGTCTGCGTCCGGCACGCTTTGTGATCACCAAAGACAAGCTCATCACCTGTGCCTCTGAAGTGGGTATCTGGGACTACCAGCCGGATGAAGTGGTCGAGAAAGGCCGCGTCGGTCCTGGCGAACTGATGGTTATCGATACCCGCACCGGGCGCATTCTGCACTCAGCCGAGACCGATAACGACCTGAAAAGCCGTCATCCGTACAAAGAGTGGATGGAGAAAAACGTCCGCCGTCTGGTGCCGTTTGAAGACCTGGCTGACGATCAGGTCGGCAGCCGCGAGCTGGATGATGACACCCTCGCCAGCTACCAGAAACAGTTTAACTACAGCGCCGAAGAGCTGGATTCCGTGATCCGCGTGCTGGGTGAAAACGGCCAGGAAGCGGTCGGTTCAATGGGTGATGATACCCCGTTCGCCGTGCTCTCCAGCCAACCGCGTATTATTTATGACTACTTCCGTCAGCAGTTTGCCCAGGTGACCAACCCGCCTATCGACCCGCTGCGTGAAGCGCACGTGATGTCGCTGGCCACCAGCATTGGTCGTGAGATGAACGTTTTCTGCGAAGCGGAAGGCCAGGCGCACCGCCTGAGTTTTAAATCGCCGATCCTGCTGTACTCCGATTTCAAACAGCTCACTACCATGAAAG contains:
- the arcB gene encoding aerobic respiration two-component sensor histidine kinase ArcB; amino-acid sequence: MKQIRMLAQYYVDLMMKLGLVRFSLLLALALVVLAIVVQMAVTMVLHGRVESIDVIRSIFFGLLITPWAVYFLSVVVEQLEESRQRLSRLVQKLEEMRERDLKLNVQLKDNIAQLNQEIVEREKAEAEREETFEQLKVEIKEREEAQIQLEQQSSFLRSFLDASPDLVFYRNEDKEFSGCNRAMELLTGKSEKQLVNLKPADVYSPEAAEKVIETDEKVFRHNVSLTYEQWLDYPDGRKACFEIRKVPYYDRVGKRHGLMGFGRDITERKRYQDALERASRDKTTFISTISHELRTPLNGIVGLSRILLDTDLTAEQEKYLKTIHVSAVTLGNIFNDIIDMDKMERRKVQLDNQPIDFTSFIADLENLSGLQAQQKGLRFVLEPTLPLPHKVITDGTRLRQILWNLISNAVKFTQQGQVTVRARYDKESMLHFEVEDSGIGIPQDEQDKIFAMYYQVKDSNGGKPATGTGIGLAVSKRLAKNMGGDITVSSQPGKGSVFTLTVHAPAVAEQVEDAFEDDEMPLPALNVLLVEDIELNVIVARSVLEKLGNSVDVAMTGKAALEMFKPGEYDLVLLDIQLPDMTGLDISRELTKKYAREDLPPLVALTANVLKDKKEYLDAGMDDVLSKPLSVPALTAMIKKYWDTRNEEESTVTSEESSKSQALLDIPMLEQYLELVGPKLITDGLAVFEKMMPGYLSVLESNLTARDKKGVVEEGHKIKGAAGSVGLRHLQQLGQQIQSPDLPAWEDNVAEWIEEMKQEWQHDVAVLRAWVASAEKK
- the npr gene encoding PTS phosphocarrier protein NPr, whose translation is MTVKQTVEITNKLGMHARPAMKLFELMQGFEAEVLLRNDEGTEAEANSVIALLMLDSAKGRQIEIEATGPQEVEALAAVIALFNSGFDED
- the ptsN gene encoding PTS IIA-like nitrogen regulatory protein PtsN — translated: MINNDTTLQLSNVLNQECTRAGVHCQSKKRALEIISELAAKQLSLPPQVVFEAILTREKMGSTGIGNGIAIPHGKLEEDTLRAVGVFVQLETPIAFDAIDNQPVDLLFALLVPADQTKTHLHTLSLVAKRLADKTICRRLRAAQSDEELYQIITDTEGGQDEA
- the elbB gene encoding isoprenoid biosynthesis glyoxalase ElbB; the protein is MKKVGVVLSGCGVYDGAEIHETVLTLLAIARSGAQAICFAPDKQQTDVINHLTGEPMPETRNVLIEAARITRGEIRPLAQAVSSELDALIVPGGFGAAKNLSNFASQGSDCRVDSDLAALAVAMHQAGKPLGFMCIAPAMLPKIFNFPLRVTIGTDIDTAEVLEEMGAEHVPCPVDDIVVDEDNKIVTTPAYMLAQDIAEAASGIDKLVSRVLVLAE
- the hpf gene encoding ribosome hibernation promoting factor, coding for MQLNITGNNVEITEALRDFVTTKFAKLEQYFDRINQVYIVLKVEKVTHISDATLHVNGGEIHASAEGQDMYAAIDGLIDKLARQLTKHKDKLKQH
- a CDS encoding TIGR01212 family radical SAM protein (This family includes YhcC from E. coli K-12, an uncharacterized radical SAM protein.), producing MQLQKLVNMFGGDLSRRYGQKVHKLTLHGGFSCPNRDGTIGRGGCTFCNVASFADEAQQHHSIAEQLEHQAHLVNRAKRYLAYFQAYTSTFAEVQVLRSMYQQAVSQANIVGLCVGTRPDCVPDAVLDLLCEYKDQGYEVWLELGLQTAHDKTLHRINRGHDFACYQRTTQLARERGLKVCSHLIVGLPGEGQTECLQTLERVVDTGVDGIKLHPLHIVKGSIMAKAWEAGRLSGIDLADYTVTAGEMIRHTPPEVIYHRISASARRPTLLAPLWCENRWTGMVELDRYLNEHGVQGSALGNPWSLPNA
- the rapZ gene encoding RNase adapter RapZ, whose translation is MVLMIVSGRSGSGKSVALRALEDMGFYCVDNLPVVLLPDLARTLADRQISAAVSIDVRNMPESPEIFEQAMNNLPEGFSPQLLFLDADRNTLIRRYSDTRRLHPLSSKNLSLESAIDKESDLLEPLRSRADLIVDTSEMSVHELAEMLRTRLLGKRERELTMVFESFGFKHGIPIDADYVFDVRFLPNPHWDPKLRPMTGLDRPVAAFLDRHTEVHNFIYQTRSYLELWLPMLETNNRSYLTVAIGCTGGKHRSVYIAEQLADYFRSRGKNVQSRHRTLEKRKS
- the mtgA gene encoding monofunctional biosynthetic peptidoglycan transglycosylase, which gives rise to MRKGVTAFLRRIFLRIVIVLAVFWGGGIALFSVLPVPFSAVMVERQIGAWLSGDFRYVAHSDWVSMDEISPWMGLAVIAAEDQKFPQHWGFDVSAIEKALAHNERNENRIRGASTLSQQTAKNLFLWDGRSWIRKGLEAGLTLGMETVWSKKRILTVYLNIAEFGDGVFGVEAAAQRYFHKPASRLSLSEAALLAAVLPNPIRFKANAPSGYVRNRQAWIMRQMRQLGGESFMRENKLY